Sequence from the Paramisgurnus dabryanus chromosome 3, PD_genome_1.1, whole genome shotgun sequence genome:
aataaataaaacataatttccccatagacttgactaagtcatacataccacgtaatattacaataggtaccctgttgttataaaatacttagagtataaataatttataattcttcatattattacccccttattaccccaaacttaaaatattattcccttatacctacaggttacctaccctgttgttacaaataggtacgctgtaaattcggtttaattacgcggtattttgcgggtcgtaaaataaagtgttaccagacTTTTTTATGCAAGACAACGCTCCATCACATACATCAAAGTACTCCACTGCATGACTGGCGCTCCCTGTATAATCTGATTTAGATGAATGTGTTGATGTGAATTTAGGAGCAGAGAAACCAGATCCATAGGTAGGAGAACTGTTTGGATGataaaaaacaagacaaagtgTGGCACAGCTCCAGTAGTCTGTTTATACCATCGAGCAGCACTATCAGTAACAGTGTCCAGATTACAGTCCAGTGTTGCCGTCTGTCCTTTATTTACTGTGAGAACTGCAGGATTTTGCGTCACTACAATGACACCACCGACAcctgaaaacacaaacacagttaAAGACTTTAATTACAATGAcctgaaacacatgcaaaaatCTCAACATCAGGAGGTTCATACAAATCCAAGCAGTGAAGAGAAGGAAGAGTTTGATGAGCATGTTTGTAGATGCAGATCGGTCTGTTCTCAGAGATCAGTGAGAGATTATACACTAGATTGAGTTTGTGGGAGGAGCAGCATTTGATATTTTACATAACATTTATTTGAAGATTGATTTTTGCAGGCAGACTGATGAAACTCTTTTGCTCTCTAGTAGGAAGTGAAGGTGATTGGCTGAATTTTAATGAACTTCCTTCTTTCAGAGTTTTTCTTCCTCAAAATCTCTATATGAGAATCAAATTGTCTTCATGTCTTCACTAAACTCAAACAGCTCCACAAACACAGACAAGATGCTGATAATATTCATCAATCTCTTCACTCTTCTCTCATGTAAGTTACACATTTCACTCTTAACATATTGATGTCATGGACATGAAATGAAGGATTTTCTCATTTGTTATTTCAGGTGTCAGTTCAGCTAAAGTTCTAACACAAAAACCCTCAGTACTGACAGAAGAAAAAGGAAAATCTGTGACTATGGACTGTAATGTAGCAGTGGATTATGCCCATGTTTCTTGGTATAAACAGCTTCCAAATGCAGCTCCTCAGTTTGTGTTGAGATACCATCATGGTGCTAGCTCTCCTGACCTGTATGGTGACAGTTTTTCATCCAGCCGTTTTACATCTAAAGCTCAGTCAAAGATTGACTATCAGCTGATCATCAATAATGTAGATGTGAGAGATTCAGCTGTGTATTACTGTGCAACATGGGACAGCTCTAATGAGGGCGTATCACAGTGATTCACATCATGACAAAAACCTCCTCACTGTTCACAGTCACTTCTGAGAGCTGAATGACATTATTATTACTGTTCAAAACACttgaataaaatattatttagaaAGCATCAGTATTATTTAaagctgtttttttgttttatatacttttattaaatattacagATGATTATTTAACAATAGGCTATTATTGGAAATATGTGAAGGTTGACTGGAAAAATAAGgaaatcataaacaaaaatcaaatcgcaataatataaaaagtgaattCATGACTTTAAATCCAAATCACTGTTTCTTTATAGCGTTGTTGATTTATAATAAACTCACTGAAGAAGTTTACTGATGTGACTCTGGAttataaataatgtaaataatgtCAACAGTTTGTGTTGAGTTTCAATGATTATAAAACAAGTGTTTAAATCACaagtatgttaaaataatataaaataactaAAGGAGACAGAGATGAGTTGAAGTTGAGTGACTGTTTCACTTCTGTTTGTATCACATCAGAGACTGAGGAGGTTTTTGTACGACTGAAGATCTGAAATCTATCACTGTGGTATTCGGACAAGGAACAAAACTCATTGTGACCGGTAAGTCATCTTTCTACTCACATACTAAACtgtgtttatatgtatttaaatagaTGTAGAcacattttcataaaataaagtaatttttatctgtttttggtgaaatacatttttggagTAACATTTTACTGCTTATTCAACACTTAAAAAGCCTTCATGTGCATTTTTACCTGAATTTATGCTTTATAAATCCAGTATTCATGTATTTTTGTAACTTAAAGGTGTTTTTTAACAGCACACAAATTTATCTGCTTTACATTTAGGGACACTGTAAAATAtgacagcatttttgtcaaatcaatacatatttttatgttaatttaacttaaattttaaCTTGAATTTATAAATTATGTCAACATTTTAAGCCAGAACTTAgaaaagtaggttgaattgaccaagttgttttaacttcgtactgcattttttttcaacGCAGTGTTCAATGATAGTTAAAGTTTTGTTCAACTTAATCAACTGTTAAACATCAATGttaataacaaaaattatgatTGCATTAATTTACAGTTCCAGTTCTTTAGAAATAAACCTTTACAAAACAAACTTACCTgtttaaataagtcaagtacaAGATCAATAATAAATTTGGATTGAGATGGATTTACTTAAATTTACGCTTTTTCATTACAAACATTTTGAGGCTTTCAAACGCAgttattaaatattgttttCAGATTATAGTAGTAAATTTATCAATTAAACTTGATCTTTAATCTTTAGAGACTCTAATGTTGTGAAATATACAGTAAAATGTTAAACAGCTTAAACACTTCTTATTCTGTgataaattgcatttatttctTCATCTTTCTTCATGATTTGTGTTGTGTAGATTCAGGTGTTTCTCCTCCTGTTGTGAAGATTTTCCCTCCATCCATTGAAGATGTGAGCTCCAGTAAAGTGACTCTGGTGTGTTTGATCAATGACATGTCTGTGGGATTTGCTGATGTGAGTTGGTTTGTGAATGGAAACTCAGTTACTGATGGCGTCTTCACCGGATCTGCTGAACAGCAGCCGAATGAGAAATTCAAGTTGAGCAGTTATTTAACCATCGAGAGATCAGAGTGGGAGAAAGACAAAGATCTCACATGTAAAGTGACTGCTGCTGGAAAGATCACAAACACAAAGATCAAGAAATCTCAATGCAATTAATAAATGCAAAGattattgtgtgtttgttttcataaaagcatttattaatatttcctgcaataaataaagattataaaaacaattaaatgtttaagtatgaGATTTAATTACTGCAAACATTTCAGCTTttgattttattgtaatttttatTTCGATTCTTAATAAATTTGAATAAACTTCATGATAATCAAACAAACTGTTATTTTAATCTTATTGATTTTGGGGGAAACTGATAAAATTGTGAAATATTAATGACTTAAGCCTAAAAGAAAGAATTAACCATTTCAGTGTGAATATACAGAAATCTCTATCATTAATATATTGCTTATCTGTTTCttgcatttttaaatgaatgaataagaGAAGAGTAAACTGTAGTTAACAGAACTGAATTTCAAATGAAGTCTCATGATCAGAAAAGAAACTATAAAGAGTTCATGAAAGATTTTTAAtttattgaattattcaaaagAAGTTTAGTTACAATGAAAACATCATGAAAAAGTTTTGGGTGTAAATATCTTGAATATTATTGAGAATTAAGATGAATAAAGTCATTAAAGTTCATCAGGCAGTGTTGAAGTTTCTCTTCTTGTAGATTCAGTGAAGTGTGGAGATTTTTGAAGAAGTTTTGCTCTGACACACAGGAAACACCTGCTGTTATAACACTCATTTATTTTAACTACATATGTAAATACTTTATATCATCTATTATCTTTATTATCACTTGATGTTTATCCAACCAGTGAAGATCATTCAGATAaactttattgttgtttatgatGTTGTCTTTCCATCATATTCTACATGAAAATACAGAATAATACAATCTAAAGATTTTTATGATCTTAATAAAAGTTAAGATTGATTAATTCATAGCCTATAGTGGATGCagctgtattttgcatttatataTTCTGATCATATATCTGGTATTTTGGTGTTTGTAATTAACAATCATtgtacataatgaaataaatgaaatataacCTGACTTTAATCTATAGTAAACTCAAATGACACACAAGATGTTATGTTAAGATCTCAAGAGACAGTTATGATCCTTACACACTTCAGTCTGTTAGATTCATCTGCTCAGTACACACTTGATGTAAACTGTGAAGTTTCTCACTCAAGATGAAAACAAACCGACTCAAACCCACCCAGCTAAAGCTTCACATGACAAACATCTAAACAACATTAAGATTTCCAGACCTCTAGCCAACAAGGAGTGAAGGGGTGGGCAGCAGGGTGGGACAGGACAGGATCATCTCA
This genomic interval carries:
- the LOC135744790 gene encoding immunoglobulin lambda-1 light chain-like isoform X1, with product MSSLNSNSSTNTDKMLIIFINLFTLLSCVSSAKVLTQKPSVLTEEKGKSVTMDCNVAVDYAHVSWYKQLPNAAPQFVLRYHHGASSPDLYGDSFSSSRFTSKAQSKIDYQLIINNVDVRDSAVYYCATWDSSNEGVFGQGTKLIVTDSGVSPPVVKIFPPSIEDVSSSKVTLVCLINDMSVGFADVSWFVNGNSVTDGVFTGSAEQQPNEKFKLSSYLTIERSEWEKDKDLTCKVTAAGKITNTKIKKSQCN